Proteins co-encoded in one Microbacterium hydrocarbonoxydans genomic window:
- a CDS encoding CarD family transcriptional regulator, which translates to MLFEVGETVVYPHHGAATIIEVKERIIKGEAKKYLKLNVTQGDLIIEVPAENVDLVGVRDVIGREGLDHVFEVLRAPFTEEPTNWSRRYKANLEKLASGDVIKVSEVVRDLWRRDQDRGLSAGEKRMLAKARQILISELALAEKTDEDKASAMLDEVLAS; encoded by the coding sequence ATGCTTTTTGAGGTTGGCGAAACTGTCGTCTATCCGCACCATGGCGCTGCGACCATCATCGAGGTCAAGGAGCGCATCATCAAGGGTGAGGCGAAGAAATATCTGAAGCTCAACGTCACTCAGGGAGACCTCATCATCGAGGTTCCCGCAGAGAACGTCGATCTTGTCGGGGTCCGCGATGTGATCGGACGCGAAGGCCTCGACCATGTGTTCGAGGTTCTGCGTGCTCCCTTCACCGAGGAGCCCACGAACTGGTCGCGTCGGTACAAGGCGAACCTCGAGAAGCTCGCCTCGGGCGACGTCATCAAGGTGAGCGAGGTCGTGCGCGACCTGTGGCGTCGTGACCAGGACCGCGGTCTGTCGGCCGGTGAGAAGCGGATGCTGGCCAAGGCGCGTCAGATCCTCATCTCCGAGCTGGCTCTCGCCGAGAAGACCGACGAGGACAAGGCGAGCGCGATGCTCGACGAGGTTCTCGCGTCCTGA
- a CDS encoding response regulator transcription factor codes for MTRILLVEDEPDLADPLAYLLRREGFEVEIAEDGPGALAAFRERGADIVLLDLMLPGMPGTEVCRQIRSTSAVPIIMLTAKDSEVDIVVGLELGADDYITKPYSSRELLARMRAVLRRVVQAENELDERVLDGGRVSLDIDRHTVSVAGQQINMPLKEFELLEVLMRNSGRVLTRGQLIDRVWGSDYFGDTKTLDVHIKRIRSRIEENPGEPVMLVTVRGLGYRFEG; via the coding sequence ATGACCCGCATCCTTCTCGTCGAAGACGAGCCCGACCTCGCCGACCCGCTCGCGTACCTGCTGCGCCGTGAGGGATTCGAGGTCGAGATCGCCGAAGACGGCCCCGGCGCTCTCGCGGCGTTCCGCGAGCGCGGCGCCGACATCGTGCTGCTCGACCTCATGCTCCCGGGGATGCCCGGTACGGAGGTCTGCCGTCAGATCCGCTCGACCTCGGCCGTGCCGATCATCATGCTCACGGCGAAGGACTCCGAGGTCGACATCGTCGTGGGGCTCGAGCTCGGAGCCGACGACTACATCACCAAGCCGTATTCCTCGCGCGAGCTGCTCGCTCGCATGCGGGCGGTGCTCCGACGCGTGGTGCAGGCCGAGAACGAGCTCGACGAGCGGGTGCTCGATGGTGGCCGGGTGTCGCTCGACATCGATCGACACACGGTCTCGGTCGCGGGCCAGCAGATCAACATGCCGCTGAAGGAGTTCGAGCTGCTCGAGGTTCTGATGCGCAACTCGGGGCGTGTGCTCACGCGCGGTCAGCTCATCGACCGCGTGTGGGGCAGTGACTACTTCGGGGACACCAAGACGCTCGACGTGCACATCAAGCGCATCCGCTCGCGCATCGAGGAGAATCCCGGCGAGCCCGTCATGCTCGTCACCGTGCGAGGACTCGGGTATCGATTCGAGGGCTGA
- a CDS encoding DUF4032 domain-containing protein: MQDALRITASTVDPGLLALPWSTPLGSWPSEQIVSLPKGLSRHLVRFADLSGRVVAVKETTDEMARREYEMLGNLARLDVPCVSRVAVIAGRTDADGEPLPAALVTSHLRFSMPYRALFTRVLRPDTANRLVDALAVLLVRLHNVGFYWGDVSLSNTLFRRDAGAFAAYLVDAETGELHEEGLTDGQRAYDLDLARTNIAGEVMDLAAGGRLEHGVDAIAIADGIVSSYHALWAELTAQESFASAETWRITERVERLNALGFDIDEMSMSTTSDGTVVEIQPKVVDAGHHQRRLIRLTGLDVEENQARRLLNDLDEFRVRSTKQWADEEMYAHEWLTRVFEPVVRAIPYELRAKLEPAEVFHQVLEHRWYLSQAQGRAVPLAEVLTSYINEVLRHRRDEATIMGPPTETMSLPVITGAHPVSDDTGEVDWRDLV, encoded by the coding sequence ATGCAGGACGCGCTGCGCATCACGGCGAGCACGGTCGACCCCGGACTGCTCGCCCTCCCCTGGTCGACCCCCCTGGGCTCCTGGCCGTCGGAGCAGATCGTCTCACTGCCGAAGGGTCTCTCCCGTCATCTCGTCCGCTTCGCCGACCTCTCGGGACGTGTCGTCGCCGTCAAGGAGACGACTGACGAGATGGCGCGCCGCGAGTACGAGATGCTCGGAAACCTCGCTCGCCTCGACGTGCCCTGCGTGTCACGCGTCGCCGTGATCGCCGGCCGGACGGATGCCGACGGCGAGCCGCTGCCCGCAGCCCTCGTGACCTCACACCTGCGCTTCTCGATGCCGTATCGCGCGCTGTTCACGCGTGTGCTGCGCCCGGACACCGCCAACCGCCTCGTCGACGCCCTCGCGGTGCTCCTCGTACGGCTGCACAACGTGGGCTTCTACTGGGGCGACGTGTCGCTCTCGAACACCCTCTTCCGGCGCGATGCGGGTGCGTTCGCCGCGTACCTCGTCGATGCCGAGACGGGCGAACTGCACGAAGAGGGTCTGACCGACGGCCAACGCGCCTACGACCTCGACCTCGCCCGCACGAACATCGCCGGCGAGGTCATGGACCTGGCGGCGGGCGGGCGTCTCGAACACGGCGTCGACGCGATCGCCATCGCCGACGGCATCGTCTCGTCGTATCACGCGCTCTGGGCCGAGCTCACTGCGCAGGAGTCGTTCGCCTCCGCCGAGACCTGGCGGATCACCGAGCGCGTCGAGCGTCTGAACGCCCTCGGCTTCGACATCGACGAGATGTCGATGTCGACCACGTCTGACGGCACGGTCGTCGAGATCCAGCCGAAGGTCGTGGATGCCGGGCACCACCAGCGCCGCCTCATCCGCCTCACCGGGCTCGACGTCGAGGAGAACCAGGCTCGCCGCCTGCTGAACGACCTCGACGAGTTCCGCGTGCGGTCGACCAAGCAGTGGGCCGACGAGGAGATGTACGCGCACGAGTGGCTCACCCGTGTCTTCGAACCCGTGGTGCGGGCGATCCCCTATGAACTGCGCGCCAAGCTCGAGCCCGCGGAGGTCTTCCACCAGGTGCTCGAGCACCGCTGGTACCTCTCCCAGGCCCAGGGGCGCGCCGTGCCCCTGGCCGAGGTGCTCACGAGCTACATCAACGAAGTGCTCCGCCACCGCCGCGACGAGGCGACGATCATGGGTCCGCCGACCGAGACGATGAGCCTGCCGGTGATCACCGGCGCGCATCCCGTGTCGGACGATACGGGCGAGGTCGATTGGCGCGATCTCGTCTGA
- the cysS gene encoding cysteine--tRNA ligase, protein MTLRLYDTRAQQLRDFVPLDPENITMYVCGPTVQSGPHIGHVRAALSFDLLRRWLTHRFGRVTFVRNVTDIDDKVLANASDTEQWWALAYRMEQEFTAAYAGVGILPPTYEPRATASIPQMQEIIATLIARGHAYPAADASGDVYFDVRSWPEYGSLTNQSIDAMEAAEDADPRGKRNPQDFALWKGMKDGEQPDATWQSPWGAGRPGWHIECSAMSKRYLGAEFDIHGGGLDLRFPHHENELAQSTAAGDGFARYWVHNGLVTVDGQKMSKSLGNFTLAADVLTERDPLVVRYALAAAHYRSSLDLSESSWTEAEAALGRIRTFMGRVVRAVGGTYGWFGSDLPSSFEAAMDDDLGVPQALAVLHDTVRDGNAALDAGDTDAAVAALRAVAAMTAVLGIDPLAHSGGSTSASASALDTLVQTMISQRAQARIDKDWAAADRIRDAIAAAGITLEDTPAGTHWSIDG, encoded by the coding sequence GTGACACTCCGCCTCTACGACACCCGCGCACAGCAGCTGCGCGACTTCGTGCCTCTCGACCCCGAGAACATCACGATGTACGTATGCGGACCCACGGTGCAGTCCGGACCCCACATCGGCCACGTCAGGGCGGCCCTCAGCTTCGATCTGCTGCGGCGATGGCTGACTCATCGCTTCGGACGGGTGACGTTCGTGCGCAACGTCACGGACATCGACGACAAGGTGCTCGCGAACGCCTCAGACACCGAGCAGTGGTGGGCACTGGCGTACCGCATGGAGCAGGAGTTCACGGCGGCCTATGCCGGAGTCGGCATCCTTCCGCCGACCTACGAACCGCGCGCCACGGCGTCGATCCCGCAGATGCAGGAGATCATCGCCACGCTGATCGCACGCGGGCACGCGTACCCCGCGGCGGACGCGTCCGGCGACGTGTACTTCGACGTGCGCTCGTGGCCCGAGTACGGCTCGCTCACGAACCAGTCGATCGATGCGATGGAGGCCGCGGAGGACGCGGATCCGCGCGGCAAGCGCAACCCCCAGGACTTCGCTCTCTGGAAGGGCATGAAAGACGGCGAGCAGCCGGATGCCACGTGGCAGTCGCCCTGGGGTGCCGGTCGTCCCGGGTGGCACATCGAGTGCTCGGCGATGTCGAAGCGGTATCTCGGCGCCGAGTTCGACATCCACGGCGGCGGTCTCGATCTGCGCTTCCCGCATCACGAGAACGAGCTCGCGCAGTCGACCGCGGCAGGCGACGGGTTCGCGCGGTACTGGGTGCACAACGGACTCGTGACCGTCGACGGACAGAAGATGTCGAAGTCGCTCGGCAACTTCACGCTGGCGGCCGACGTGCTCACCGAACGGGATCCGCTGGTGGTGCGCTACGCGCTCGCCGCGGCGCACTATCGCTCGAGCCTCGACCTCTCGGAGTCGTCGTGGACCGAGGCCGAGGCCGCGCTCGGGCGCATCCGCACGTTCATGGGCCGCGTGGTCCGTGCCGTCGGAGGCACCTACGGGTGGTTCGGCTCGGACCTGCCCTCGTCGTTCGAGGCGGCGATGGATGACGATCTCGGGGTGCCCCAGGCTCTGGCGGTGCTGCATGACACCGTGCGCGACGGCAACGCCGCACTCGACGCGGGCGACACGGATGCCGCCGTCGCGGCGCTGCGGGCGGTCGCTGCGATGACGGCTGTGCTGGGCATCGATCCGCTGGCGCACTCCGGCGGGTCGACCAGCGCCTCGGCATCCGCTCTCGACACGCTCGTGCAGACGATGATCTCTCAGCGCGCCCAGGCGCGCATCGACAAGGACTGGGCGGCGGCCGATCGCATCCGTGATGCGATCGCCGCCGCAGGAATCACGCTGGAGGACACTCCGGCCGGAACTCATTGGAGTATCGATGGCTAA
- the ispD gene encoding 2-C-methyl-D-erythritol 4-phosphate cytidylyltransferase, whose product MNMLPVPDTAIIVVAAGSGTRLDAGAPKAFVGIDTHSILRHALDGVFAAAPAQVVVVAPEGFEGDAEAELRAAAGERLELGRVVTGADTRQGSVAAGLDALWGDVRTVLVHDAARALTPPEVIDAVAAAVDGRAGVIPTLPVIDTVKKVDCGDVVGAVDRSELAAAMTPQGFPRDLLEQAYAAALASGVEYTDDAALFAAAGHPVRRIDGAPRGFKITTPDDLERARQLLPPAAPVTRTVSTPTPPVLVPRVGIGTDVHAFGGEGTLWLAGLEWPGEPPLSGHSDGDAVAHAIVDALLGAAGLGDIGEHFGTAHPEYAGAHAEVFLARTRQILAEAGFAIGNVSVQFQGNRPRFSGRRVEAQGVLSAALGGAPVSVTATTTDGLGFPGRGEGVAVTAVALVVAHTKESS is encoded by the coding sequence GTGAACATGCTTCCCGTCCCGGACACCGCGATCATCGTCGTCGCCGCAGGATCCGGCACCAGACTGGATGCGGGAGCGCCGAAGGCGTTCGTCGGCATCGACACCCACTCGATCCTCCGCCACGCCCTCGACGGCGTGTTCGCGGCGGCGCCCGCCCAGGTCGTCGTCGTGGCGCCCGAGGGGTTCGAGGGCGACGCCGAGGCGGAGCTGCGTGCCGCCGCAGGCGAGCGCCTCGAGCTGGGACGCGTCGTGACGGGAGCCGACACCCGGCAGGGATCCGTCGCAGCCGGTCTCGACGCGCTGTGGGGCGACGTGCGTACCGTGCTCGTCCACGACGCCGCGCGTGCGCTGACGCCGCCCGAGGTCATCGACGCCGTCGCGGCCGCGGTCGACGGCCGTGCGGGCGTGATCCCGACGCTTCCCGTGATCGACACGGTGAAGAAGGTCGACTGCGGCGACGTCGTGGGGGCGGTGGATCGCTCCGAGCTGGCCGCCGCCATGACACCGCAGGGTTTTCCCCGCGATCTGCTCGAGCAGGCGTATGCGGCAGCCCTCGCCTCGGGCGTGGAGTACACCGACGATGCGGCGCTGTTCGCGGCCGCCGGCCATCCGGTGCGCAGGATCGACGGTGCGCCGCGCGGCTTCAAGATCACGACACCGGACGACCTGGAGCGAGCGCGACAGCTGCTGCCCCCCGCCGCACCCGTCACCCGCACCGTGTCGACGCCGACGCCTCCTGTGCTCGTTCCCCGGGTTGGCATCGGCACCGACGTGCATGCGTTCGGGGGAGAGGGCACGCTGTGGCTCGCTGGCCTCGAATGGCCGGGGGAGCCGCCGCTCTCGGGACATTCCGACGGCGACGCGGTGGCGCACGCCATCGTGGATGCACTGCTCGGCGCCGCGGGGCTCGGCGACATCGGCGAGCACTTCGGCACGGCGCATCCCGAGTACGCGGGTGCGCATGCCGAGGTCTTCCTGGCGCGTACCCGGCAGATACTCGCGGAGGCCGGGTTCGCGATCGGCAACGTGTCGGTGCAGTTCCAAGGCAATCGTCCGCGCTTCAGCGGGCGCCGCGTCGAGGCCCAAGGCGTGCTCTCTGCCGCACTCGGCGGAGCACCGGTGTCCGTCACCGCCACGACCACGGACGGACTCGGTTTCCCGGGGCGCGGCGAGGGCGTCGCAGTGACCGCGGTCGCGCTGGTCGTCGCACACACGAAGGAGTCGTCATGA
- a CDS encoding NAD(P)H-binding protein: protein MARIVVLGGTGYAGRHIVAEAVSRGHEVIAISRSAPSDAVDGASYVQGSALEPASLASAFDGADAVVSSLSPRGDMTDNVLEALKGVIRVLAGTSTRLGVVGGAGGSLVAPGGPRLFDQGFPEEYKHEAQVGIDSLELLEGADADLDWFFVHPAEVFGPWAEGERTGEYRDGGDVIVRDADGKSYISGADFAVAVIDEIEQGNHHRERFTVGY, encoded by the coding sequence ATGGCTCGCATCGTCGTACTCGGAGGAACCGGCTACGCCGGTCGTCACATCGTCGCAGAGGCGGTCAGCCGCGGACACGAGGTGATCGCGATCTCGCGATCCGCTCCGTCGGATGCCGTCGACGGTGCGTCGTACGTGCAGGGTTCGGCGCTCGAGCCCGCCTCGCTGGCGAGCGCGTTCGACGGGGCGGATGCCGTGGTCTCGTCGCTCTCGCCGCGCGGCGACATGACCGACAATGTTCTGGAGGCCCTGAAGGGCGTGATCCGAGTGCTCGCGGGCACGAGCACTCGGCTCGGCGTCGTCGGGGGAGCGGGCGGCAGCCTTGTGGCCCCCGGTGGTCCGCGACTCTTCGATCAGGGCTTCCCCGAGGAGTACAAGCACGAGGCGCAGGTCGGCATCGACTCCCTCGAACTGCTGGAGGGCGCCGACGCCGATCTCGACTGGTTCTTCGTGCACCCTGCCGAGGTCTTCGGGCCCTGGGCTGAGGGAGAGCGCACCGGCGAGTACCGAGACGGCGGTGACGTGATCGTGCGCGACGCCGACGGCAAGTCCTACATCTCGGGCGCAGACTTCGCGGTCGCCGTGATCGATGAGATCGAGCAGGGCAACCACCACCGCGAGCGCTTCACCGTCGGCTACTGA
- the rlmB gene encoding 23S rRNA (guanosine(2251)-2'-O)-methyltransferase RlmB: MAKPQRPGASNGKKKGPTKGTGGLGRKSLEGRGPTPKAEDRAWHPAGKRKAAAERYAASGGKGKPGQRQSSGGSPNRSARVKDNTTDTETVTGRNSVLEALRAKIPATAFYIAQRVEMDDRTKEMLSIATNRGIPVLEVTRQELDRMAGFDGVHQGVAIKVPPYEYAHPQDLLEQVIDKGEVPLFVALDGITDPRNLGAIIRSTAAFGGHGIILPQRRSAGVNSAAWKTSAGAAARVPVALATNLTSQLKEFKKQGVFVLGLDGGGDVQLPDLQLADRPVVIVTGSEGKGLSRLVAETCDQIVSIPISAATESLNAGIATSVALYQVSTVRNAK; this comes from the coding sequence ATGGCTAAGCCACAGCGCCCCGGCGCAAGCAACGGCAAGAAGAAGGGCCCCACCAAGGGCACCGGCGGACTCGGACGCAAGTCGCTCGAGGGACGCGGACCGACCCCGAAGGCGGAGGACCGCGCCTGGCACCCGGCGGGCAAGCGCAAGGCCGCAGCCGAGCGCTACGCCGCGTCCGGCGGCAAGGGCAAGCCCGGTCAGCGTCAGAGTTCCGGAGGCAGCCCGAACCGCTCCGCACGGGTGAAGGACAACACCACCGACACCGAAACGGTCACCGGCCGCAATTCGGTGCTCGAGGCGCTTCGTGCGAAGATCCCCGCGACCGCCTTCTACATCGCCCAGCGCGTGGAGATGGACGACCGCACCAAGGAGATGCTGTCGATCGCGACCAACCGCGGCATCCCGGTGCTCGAGGTCACCCGTCAGGAGCTCGACCGCATGGCCGGCTTCGACGGCGTGCACCAGGGCGTCGCGATCAAGGTGCCGCCGTACGAGTACGCGCACCCGCAGGACCTCCTCGAGCAGGTCATCGACAAGGGCGAGGTGCCGCTCTTCGTGGCACTCGACGGCATCACCGACCCGCGCAACCTCGGTGCGATCATCCGTTCGACGGCGGCCTTCGGCGGTCACGGCATCATCCTTCCGCAGCGTCGCTCGGCCGGGGTGAACTCCGCCGCGTGGAAGACGAGCGCGGGCGCCGCCGCCCGTGTGCCGGTGGCTCTGGCCACGAACCTCACCAGTCAGCTCAAGGAATTCAAGAAGCAGGGAGTGTTCGTGCTCGGCCTCGACGGCGGCGGCGACGTGCAGCTCCCCGATCTGCAGCTCGCCGATCGCCCTGTCGTGATCGTCACGGGCTCTGAGGGCAAGGGTCTCTCTCGTCTGGTCGCCGAGACGTGCGACCAGATCGTCTCGATCCCCATCTCGGCGGCGACCGAATCGCTCAACGCAGGAATCGCGACCTCGGTCGCGCTCTACCAGGTCTCGACAGTCCGCAACGCGAAGTAA
- a CDS encoding short chain dehydrogenase, whose product MRILIIGAAGHVGRTAVEALQGHEIIAASRSGEPSVDVGDPTSVERLFQAVGPVDAVIVALGGVPFRPLSDLDRDDYLSAFRDKVLAQIDVVRIGTPFVRDGGSFTLTSGILAREAIATGAAASLANGALESFALAAATELPRGIRINAVSPSVLEDAPSYHSSFPGFVPVSSHRVGQAYAKSVLGVQTGQVFAID is encoded by the coding sequence ATGAGGATCCTGATCATCGGAGCGGCCGGACACGTGGGCCGCACCGCCGTCGAGGCGCTGCAGGGGCACGAGATCATCGCCGCGTCGCGCAGCGGAGAGCCGTCGGTCGATGTCGGGGACCCGACGTCGGTCGAGCGGCTGTTCCAGGCGGTGGGTCCGGTCGACGCCGTGATCGTCGCGCTCGGAGGCGTTCCGTTCCGGCCGCTGTCCGACCTCGACCGCGACGACTACCTGTCGGCGTTCCGCGACAAGGTGCTCGCGCAGATCGATGTCGTGCGGATCGGCACGCCGTTCGTGCGTGACGGAGGCTCGTTCACTCTGACCTCGGGCATCCTGGCGAGAGAAGCGATCGCGACCGGCGCCGCTGCATCGCTCGCGAACGGCGCGCTCGAGTCGTTCGCACTCGCTGCGGCGACCGAGCTGCCGCGTGGCATCCGCATCAATGCGGTGAGCCCCTCGGTTCTCGAGGACGCGCCGTCGTATCACTCGTCGTTCCCCGGCTTCGTGCCCGTATCGTCTCACCGGGTCGGGCAGGCGTATGCCAAGAGCGTGCTGGGTGTGCAGACCGGCCAGGTCTTCGCGATCGACTGA
- a CDS encoding NAD-dependent succinate-semialdehyde dehydrogenase, producing the protein MSGYRVQNPATGEVIESFDTATDSQIDAALAAADQAYRDWRERSVQQRAEVVKRVAELFIERRDELADHIAIEMGKSRAEALDEVDFAASIIDYYAVHGPSLITDYEIPSTVPGRAYIEHRPIGALLGVMPWNFPYYQVARFAAPNLLLGNTILLKHAEICPRSSLAIEAIMREAGVPDGGYQNVFASHDQIATMIADPRVQGVSLTGSERAGAIIGAQAGRHLKKCVLELGGIDPMIVLDAADVADVARQAWEFRVYNGGQVCNSNKRLIVMDDIHDEFVAELQRLAEGLEPGDQLDLHDGEFVPLSTRTAAETVDEQVRRAVEAGATLVAGGVLSDGPGAHYSPAVLTGVPRDSASYREEIFGPVATVYRVSSDEEALELANDCDMGLGGSVFSTDEARAARIASRLDVGMTHVNTIAAEAAELPFGGVKRSGFGREMGPIGIGEFANRRLSFVAE; encoded by the coding sequence ATGAGCGGTTACCGAGTGCAGAACCCCGCGACAGGCGAGGTCATCGAGAGCTTCGACACCGCGACGGACTCGCAGATCGACGCCGCGCTCGCCGCTGCCGACCAGGCCTACCGCGATTGGCGCGAGCGCAGCGTGCAGCAGCGCGCCGAGGTGGTGAAGCGCGTCGCCGAGCTCTTCATCGAGCGCAGGGACGAGCTCGCCGACCACATCGCGATCGAGATGGGCAAGTCTCGTGCCGAGGCGCTCGACGAGGTCGATTTCGCGGCGTCGATCATCGACTACTACGCGGTGCACGGACCGAGCCTCATCACCGACTACGAGATCCCCAGCACGGTTCCGGGCCGAGCGTACATCGAGCACCGTCCCATCGGTGCCCTGCTCGGCGTCATGCCGTGGAACTTCCCGTATTATCAGGTCGCTCGTTTCGCGGCTCCCAACCTGCTGCTCGGCAACACGATCCTGCTCAAGCACGCCGAGATCTGCCCGCGCTCGTCGCTCGCGATCGAGGCGATCATGCGCGAGGCGGGTGTGCCCGACGGCGGATATCAGAACGTCTTCGCGTCGCACGATCAGATCGCCACGATGATCGCCGATCCTCGGGTGCAGGGCGTCTCGCTCACCGGCTCCGAGCGAGCGGGGGCGATCATCGGGGCACAGGCCGGAAGACACCTCAAGAAATGCGTCCTCGAACTCGGTGGCATCGATCCGATGATCGTGCTCGATGCCGCAGACGTCGCCGATGTCGCCCGGCAGGCGTGGGAGTTCCGCGTCTACAACGGCGGTCAGGTCTGCAACTCCAACAAGCGACTGATCGTGATGGACGACATCCACGACGAGTTCGTCGCCGAGCTGCAGCGCCTGGCCGAGGGACTGGAGCCCGGTGACCAGCTCGACCTGCACGACGGAGAGTTCGTGCCGCTGTCGACGCGCACCGCTGCCGAGACGGTCGACGAGCAGGTGCGTCGCGCGGTCGAGGCCGGCGCGACGCTCGTCGCCGGTGGTGTGCTGTCAGACGGGCCGGGCGCACACTACTCGCCCGCCGTGCTCACAGGCGTGCCCCGGGACTCGGCCTCGTACCGCGAGGAGATCTTCGGACCTGTGGCGACCGTCTACCGCGTGTCCAGCGACGAGGAGGCCCTCGAGCTCGCGAACGACTGCGACATGGGACTCGGCGGATCGGTGTTCTCGACGGATGAGGCGAGGGCCGCGCGCATCGCGTCTCGGCTCGATGTGGGCATGACCCACGTGAACACCATCGCCGCCGAGGCGGCCGAGCTGCCGTTCGGAGGGGTGAAGCGATCGGGCTTCGGCCGCGAGATGGGGCCGATCGGCATCGGGGAGTTCGCGAATCGACGGCTCTCGTTCGTCGCTGAGTGA
- a CDS encoding ATP-binding protein, translated as MTLPQTALLALAVGLVIGVGLSLLMVWAYRARARIADETSLVVPDGVSAVLRSMDDAACVVDASGLVLAVSKSAARFGIRVGAPLENPELRQLLRSVRSEGGSHTESLRITRGGLSLDPRLVSARASAISPRMSLLIIRDVTEQERLDQMRRDFVANTSHELKTPVGAVTLLAEAIESAADDPAQVRHFATRISAEATRLGQLTGRIMSLSRLQADDTLTDARHVSIDEVIAASIEAHVVQADSAGVELARGGDRGVWVHGDPQILIEAFGNLIANAIAYSPRGARVGVGVKADADVVEVAVSDQGIGISESDRERIFERFYRADEARSRRTGGTGLGLSIVKHATQRHGGEVTLWSRPGRGSTFTIRLPRIEAPEGIVSEKKNKKKRERKAAKAAARVRNGENV; from the coding sequence ATGACCCTGCCGCAGACAGCGCTGCTCGCGCTGGCCGTCGGCCTCGTGATCGGTGTCGGCCTCTCGCTCCTCATGGTGTGGGCGTACCGTGCGAGGGCGCGTATCGCCGATGAGACTTCGCTCGTCGTTCCCGATGGCGTGAGCGCGGTGCTGCGCAGCATGGACGATGCGGCATGCGTGGTCGATGCGTCAGGGCTGGTGCTCGCGGTGTCGAAGTCGGCGGCCCGCTTCGGCATCCGGGTCGGCGCCCCGCTCGAGAACCCGGAGCTTCGCCAGCTGCTGCGGAGCGTGCGCAGCGAGGGCGGCTCGCATACCGAATCGCTGCGCATCACCCGCGGCGGACTCAGCCTCGATCCGCGTCTGGTCTCGGCGCGCGCGAGTGCGATCAGCCCCCGCATGTCGCTGCTCATCATCCGCGACGTCACCGAGCAGGAGCGGCTCGACCAGATGCGCCGCGACTTCGTCGCGAACACGAGCCACGAACTCAAGACGCCGGTGGGCGCGGTCACGCTTCTCGCCGAGGCGATCGAATCGGCGGCCGACGATCCCGCCCAGGTGCGTCACTTCGCCACCCGGATCTCAGCCGAGGCCACGAGGCTGGGGCAGCTGACCGGACGCATCATGAGCCTGTCGAGGCTGCAGGCGGATGACACTCTGACCGACGCGAGGCACGTGTCGATCGACGAGGTCATCGCAGCCTCCATCGAGGCGCACGTGGTCCAGGCCGATTCGGCCGGTGTCGAGCTGGCACGCGGCGGCGACCGCGGGGTGTGGGTGCACGGAGACCCGCAGATCCTCATCGAGGCGTTCGGCAACCTCATCGCGAATGCGATCGCCTATTCGCCGAGGGGCGCTCGCGTGGGCGTGGGGGTCAAGGCCGACGCAGACGTCGTCGAGGTCGCCGTGTCCGATCAGGGCATCGGGATCTCGGAGAGCGATCGCGAGCGCATCTTCGAGCGCTTCTACCGCGCCGACGAGGCGCGTTCACGTCGCACCGGCGGCACCGGGCTCGGACTGTCGATCGTCAAGCATGCGACCCAGCGTCACGGTGGCGAGGTCACCCTGTGGTCGCGTCCGGGACGCGGATCCACCTTCACCATCAGGCTTCCCCGCATCGAGGCTCCCGAGGGCATCGTGAGCGAGAAGAAGAACAAGAAGAAGCGCGAGCGCAAGGCGGCGAAGGCTGCAGCTCGCGTCCGAAACGGAGAGAACGTATGA
- a CDS encoding DNA modification methylase, with amino-acid sequence MKSRLVASAAISALVLLGATGCTFISPQSTKIEYSASDGVNISDSDGPLDVRNAFIVATQDGSVGNLVAAVVNPTLDKATLTITVAGLEPIEVPVAAGETISYGGDDEPLRIDDLDTLPGATVEIHFQSGDGAGTKADVPVLDGTLPYYADLVPSERAEPTPEPLPTDTAAPAPSE; translated from the coding sequence GTGAAATCGCGCCTTGTCGCATCTGCCGCCATCAGCGCCCTCGTTCTTCTCGGCGCCACGGGCTGCACGTTCATCTCGCCGCAGTCGACGAAGATCGAGTACTCGGCGTCCGACGGCGTCAACATCTCTGATTCCGACGGCCCCCTCGACGTGCGCAACGCCTTCATCGTCGCGACACAAGACGGCTCGGTCGGCAACCTCGTCGCGGCGGTCGTGAACCCGACTCTCGACAAGGCCACTCTGACGATCACGGTCGCCGGCCTCGAGCCGATCGAGGTGCCGGTCGCCGCGGGCGAGACGATCAGCTACGGCGGCGATGACGAGCCGCTGCGCATCGACGACCTCGACACCCTGCCCGGTGCCACGGTCGAGATCCACTTCCAGTCCGGTGACGGCGCCGGCACCAAGGCCGACGTGCCCGTGCTCGACGGCACGCTTCCGTACTACGCGGACCTCGTTCCCTCGGAGAGGGCAGAGCCCACCCCCGAGCCGCTGCCCACCGACACGGCGGCACCTGCTCCGAGCGAGTGA